One Microbacterium sp. W4I20 DNA window includes the following coding sequences:
- a CDS encoding IclR family transcriptional regulator: MSEIKTPKSAGSGVQSVERVFELIELVTDAGGDVTLSELAASTDLPLPTIHRLLRTLVSLGYARQLPNRRYALGPKLIRIGEGASRQFGALARPQLKRLVDELGESANMAVLDGDMVVYVAQVPSLHSMRMFTEVGRRAHLHDTGVGKAILAQLPDETVRGIVARAGMPTPTEFSLGTVDDLLAELDRIRERGYSIDDQEQEIGVRCFSMAVPDAPTPTAVSVSGPVSRVDEAFGGRAVPLLRRAAEAISSDLTA; the protein is encoded by the coding sequence ATGAGTGAGATCAAGACCCCGAAGAGCGCCGGTTCCGGTGTGCAGTCGGTCGAGCGAGTCTTCGAGCTCATCGAACTGGTGACCGACGCCGGCGGCGACGTGACGCTGAGCGAGCTGGCGGCATCCACCGACCTCCCCCTGCCCACGATCCACCGCCTGCTGCGCACGCTGGTCTCGCTCGGCTACGCGCGGCAGCTGCCCAACCGCCGCTACGCGCTCGGCCCGAAGCTGATCCGCATCGGCGAGGGAGCCTCCCGGCAGTTCGGGGCGCTGGCGCGTCCGCAGCTCAAGCGCCTCGTCGACGAGCTCGGCGAGAGCGCCAACATGGCAGTGCTCGACGGCGACATGGTCGTCTACGTCGCGCAGGTGCCGTCGCTGCACTCGATGCGCATGTTCACCGAGGTCGGCCGCCGTGCGCACCTGCACGACACCGGCGTCGGCAAGGCGATCCTCGCCCAGCTCCCCGACGAGACCGTGCGCGGCATCGTCGCGCGCGCCGGCATGCCGACCCCCACCGAATTCAGCCTCGGCACGGTCGACGACCTGCTGGCCGAACTCGACCGCATCCGCGAACGCGGCTACTCGATCGATGACCAGGAGCAGGAGATCGGCGTCCGCTGCTTCTCGATGGCCGTGCCCGACGCGCCCACCCCGACGGCCGTCTCGGTGTCGGGTCCGGTCTCGCGGGTCGACGAGGCCTTCGGCGGCCGCGCCGTGCCGCTGCTCCGCCGGGCGGCCGAGGCGATCAGCTCCGACCTCACGGCCTGA
- a CDS encoding NAD-dependent malic enzyme has protein sequence MASPGPGNSITLRIDAPSNFSVTSELAAAAAEAGAAVTALDVVESHPATIVVDLTCNTEGEEHAERVRASIDALDGVTVRLVSDRTFLMHLGGKLEVVPRVPLRNRDDLSRAYTPGVARVCMAIAEDKSKARQLTVKRNTIAVVTDGTAVLGLGDIGPEAALPVMEGKAALFKQFANVDAWPVCLDTKDTEEIIMIVKAIAPVYGGVNLEDIAAPRCFEIEARLREELDIPVFHDDQHGTAIVTLAALGNALKVVGKTIGDVRIVVSGVGAAGNAIVQLLLAEGAHDIVACGRDGAIHSGAEYTDAHRTEIAATTNPRGFQGTLKEALVDADVFIGVSAPNILGEEDIAAMADDAIVFAMANPTPEIDPIVAAKHAAVVATGRSDFPNQINNVLAFPGVFRGLLDAGVSDITAPMLVAAAEAIASRVGDDELNASFIIPSVFDPLVAGAVAEAIVRVASSASSASSKE, from the coding sequence ATGGCGAGTCCGGGACCCGGGAACTCCATCACGCTGCGGATCGATGCGCCGTCGAACTTCAGCGTCACCAGTGAGCTCGCCGCAGCGGCGGCCGAGGCGGGAGCGGCGGTCACCGCCCTCGACGTCGTCGAGTCGCACCCCGCGACGATCGTCGTCGACCTGACCTGCAACACCGAGGGCGAGGAGCACGCCGAGCGCGTGCGCGCCTCGATCGACGCACTCGACGGCGTCACAGTGCGCCTCGTCAGCGACCGCACGTTCCTGATGCACCTCGGTGGAAAACTCGAGGTCGTTCCCCGCGTGCCGCTCCGCAACCGCGACGACCTGTCCCGCGCCTACACGCCTGGAGTCGCCCGCGTCTGCATGGCGATCGCCGAGGACAAGAGCAAGGCCCGCCAGCTCACCGTCAAGCGCAACACGATCGCGGTCGTCACCGACGGCACCGCCGTGCTCGGCCTCGGCGACATCGGCCCCGAGGCCGCGCTCCCGGTCATGGAGGGCAAAGCCGCGCTGTTCAAGCAGTTCGCGAACGTCGACGCCTGGCCGGTCTGCCTCGACACCAAGGACACCGAAGAGATCATCATGATCGTCAAGGCGATCGCCCCGGTCTACGGCGGTGTGAACCTCGAGGACATCGCGGCACCGCGCTGCTTCGAGATCGAGGCGCGTCTGCGTGAGGAACTCGACATCCCGGTCTTCCACGACGACCAGCACGGCACCGCGATCGTGACCCTTGCCGCCCTCGGCAATGCGCTCAAGGTGGTGGGCAAGACCATCGGAGACGTCCGCATCGTCGTCTCCGGCGTCGGCGCCGCCGGCAACGCCATCGTGCAGCTGCTGCTCGCCGAGGGTGCGCACGACATCGTCGCCTGCGGGCGCGACGGCGCGATCCACTCCGGAGCGGAGTACACCGACGCGCACCGCACCGAGATCGCCGCGACCACCAACCCCCGCGGATTCCAGGGCACGCTGAAGGAGGCCCTGGTCGATGCCGACGTGTTCATCGGCGTGAGCGCCCCGAACATCCTCGGCGAAGAGGACATCGCCGCGATGGCCGACGACGCGATCGTGTTCGCGATGGCGAACCCGACCCCCGAGATCGACCCGATCGTCGCGGCGAAGCACGCCGCCGTGGTGGCCACCGGCCGCAGCGACTTCCCGAATCAGATCAACAACGTGCTCGCGTTCCCCGGCGTCTTCCGCGGTCTGCTCGACGCGGGCGTGTCCGACATCACCGCGCCTATGCTGGTCGCAGCCGCCGAGGCGATCGCTTCGCGCGTGGGAGACGACGAGCTCAACGCGAGCTTCATCATCCCCAGCGTGTTCGACCCGCTGGTGGCTGGCGCGGTGGCCGAGGCGATCGTCCGCGTCGCTTCATCCGCTTCGTCCGCCTCGAGCAAGGAGTGA
- a CDS encoding aldolase: MAASVDRSSTSLRDDDFADIDARLADADALLASSYPGDDGSRQPVHTLYVPADRFTPDLPARFGADAAAAVDAFGGMAALADAVGLGDLAAELAPLVEAKLQREPIEDLRLDFEDGYGARPDDEEDADAILAAERVAEAVAAGAAPPFIGIRFKCFEAPTRRRGIRTLDRFLTTLAAAGPLPDGLVLTLPKVTDVAQVEAMVALCERFEERLGLAPGRLRFEVQMETPQLIIAADGSVPVATLLHRAKGRVSALHYGTYDYSASLQIAAAHQSMEHPAADYAKQVMQVAVAETGVRLSDGSTNVIPVGEPDHVRHAWQLHARLVQRSLERGYYQGWDLHAAQLPTRYLATYAFYREGFAAAARRLDNYLHGSDATIMDEPATARALARFFVRGLECGAITEAEVRDAASAAPAELIRLAHPKLVVSEEETS, encoded by the coding sequence GTGGCCGCCAGCGTCGACCGGAGCAGCACGAGCCTGCGCGACGACGACTTCGCCGACATCGACGCGCGGCTCGCGGATGCCGATGCGCTGCTCGCCTCGTCGTATCCCGGCGACGACGGCAGTCGGCAGCCGGTGCACACCCTCTACGTACCGGCCGACCGCTTCACCCCCGACCTGCCGGCACGATTCGGCGCGGATGCGGCTGCGGCCGTCGACGCGTTCGGCGGCATGGCGGCGCTGGCGGATGCCGTGGGGCTCGGCGACCTCGCCGCGGAGCTCGCGCCGCTCGTCGAGGCCAAGCTGCAGCGCGAGCCGATCGAGGACCTCCGGCTGGACTTCGAGGACGGCTACGGCGCACGGCCCGACGACGAGGAGGACGCGGATGCGATCCTCGCCGCCGAGCGCGTGGCCGAGGCGGTTGCCGCGGGCGCTGCTCCGCCGTTCATCGGCATCCGCTTCAAGTGCTTCGAGGCGCCGACTCGGCGCCGCGGCATCCGTACGCTCGATCGATTCCTGACCACGCTCGCCGCCGCGGGTCCGCTGCCGGACGGGCTGGTCCTGACCCTTCCGAAGGTGACGGATGTCGCCCAGGTCGAGGCGATGGTCGCGCTGTGCGAGCGCTTCGAGGAGCGACTGGGTCTCGCGCCCGGCCGCCTGCGCTTCGAGGTGCAGATGGAGACGCCGCAGCTGATCATCGCCGCGGACGGATCCGTCCCGGTCGCGACGCTGCTGCACCGGGCGAAGGGGCGCGTGTCGGCGCTGCACTACGGCACCTACGACTACAGCGCCTCGCTGCAGATCGCCGCGGCGCACCAGTCGATGGAGCATCCGGCCGCCGACTACGCCAAGCAGGTGATGCAGGTCGCCGTCGCCGAGACCGGCGTGCGGCTCTCCGACGGATCGACGAACGTCATCCCGGTCGGCGAGCCCGACCACGTCCGACACGCGTGGCAGCTGCACGCGCGGCTGGTGCAGCGCTCGCTCGAGCGCGGCTACTACCAGGGCTGGGATCTGCATGCGGCCCAGCTGCCGACCCGGTACCTCGCCACCTACGCGTTCTACCGCGAGGGGTTCGCCGCCGCCGCGCGCCGCCTCGACAACTATCTGCACGGCAGTGACGCGACCATCATGGATGAGCCGGCCACCGCGCGGGCCCTCGCGCGCTTCTTCGTGCGCGGCCTGGAGTGCGGCGCGATCACCGAGGCGGAGGTGCGAGATGCCGCATCGGCCGCACCCGCCGAGCTGATCCGGCTCGCGCATCCGAAGCTCGTCGTATCCGAGGAGGAGACCTCATGA
- a CDS encoding bifunctional allantoicase/(S)-ureidoglycine aminohydrolase: MSTPARTYYTPAGGLPGQSALLTDRAVVKLAYTVIPKGVLRDIVTSSLPGFTNTRAWIIARPTPSSATTFSQLIVEIAPGGGAAKPEVEAGVEGVVFVTTGSLTLTLDGQRHVLEEGGYAFLAPGADWSLANEGDALTSFHWIRKAYEWIDGVDAPASFITSDKDVEPVSMPDTDDVWATTRFSDGSDLAHDMQVNIVTFKPGGTIPFAETHVMEHGLFVLQGKAVYRLNDDWVEVEAGDYMLLRAFCPQACYAGGPEDFRYLLYKDMNRQIRLT, encoded by the coding sequence ATGAGCACCCCCGCACGCACCTATTACACGCCGGCCGGCGGGCTTCCCGGACAGTCCGCCCTGCTCACCGATCGGGCCGTGGTGAAGCTCGCCTACACCGTGATCCCGAAGGGCGTGCTGCGCGACATCGTCACCAGCAGCCTGCCCGGCTTCACGAACACCCGCGCGTGGATCATCGCCCGGCCGACGCCGAGCTCGGCGACGACCTTCTCGCAGCTGATCGTCGAGATCGCACCCGGTGGAGGGGCCGCGAAGCCCGAGGTCGAGGCCGGGGTCGAGGGCGTCGTGTTCGTCACGACCGGTTCTCTCACGCTGACCCTCGACGGGCAGCGGCATGTGCTCGAGGAGGGCGGCTACGCCTTCCTCGCCCCGGGCGCTGACTGGTCGCTCGCCAACGAGGGCGACGCGCTCACCAGCTTCCACTGGATCCGCAAGGCGTACGAGTGGATCGACGGCGTCGACGCACCGGCATCCTTCATCACCAGCGACAAGGATGTCGAACCGGTCTCCATGCCCGACACCGACGACGTATGGGCGACCACCCGCTTCTCGGACGGGAGCGATCTGGCGCACGACATGCAGGTGAACATCGTCACCTTCAAGCCCGGCGGCACGATCCCGTTCGCCGAGACGCATGTCATGGAACACGGCCTCTTCGTGCTGCAGGGCAAGGCCGTCTACCGCCTCAACGACGACTGGGTCGAGGTCGAGGCCGGCGACTACATGCTGCTGCGCGCCTTCTGCCCGCAGGCCTGCTACGCGGGCGGTCCCGAGGACTTCCGCTACCTGCTCTACAAGGACATGAACCGGCAGATCCGGCTCACCTGA
- a CDS encoding hydroxypyruvate isomerase family protein, producing the protein MSYTVNASILLTDLPTLERPAAVKAAGFDAVEFWWPFASAVPAQQEVDAFVSAIQDAGVQLTGLNFFAGDMPAGDRGLVSWIGREDEFRANVDVVVGIGERLGTKAFNALYGNRIEGADAQAQDDLAVQNLAIAGAAVAKIGGIVLLEPVSGMEAYPLKTAADALAIIGRVRDEHGVDNIRLLADFYHLAVNGDDVAAVIADHAGEFGHIQIADAPGRGEPGTGDLPLTEWLDAARAGGYTGVIGLEYKATQPDAFAWLNHSAPATTEGANS; encoded by the coding sequence ATGAGCTACACCGTGAACGCCTCGATCCTGCTGACCGACCTGCCGACGCTCGAGCGTCCAGCCGCGGTCAAGGCAGCCGGCTTCGACGCCGTCGAGTTCTGGTGGCCGTTCGCCTCCGCCGTCCCGGCGCAGCAGGAGGTCGACGCGTTCGTCTCCGCGATCCAGGACGCCGGCGTTCAGCTCACCGGCCTCAACTTCTTCGCCGGCGACATGCCTGCGGGCGACCGGGGCCTCGTCTCCTGGATCGGCCGTGAGGACGAGTTCCGCGCGAACGTCGACGTGGTCGTCGGCATCGGCGAGCGTCTCGGCACCAAGGCCTTCAATGCCCTCTACGGCAACCGCATCGAGGGGGCGGATGCTCAGGCGCAGGACGACTTGGCCGTGCAGAACCTCGCGATCGCCGGAGCGGCCGTGGCGAAGATCGGCGGCATCGTGCTGCTCGAGCCGGTCTCGGGCATGGAGGCCTACCCGCTGAAGACCGCCGCCGACGCGCTGGCCATCATCGGCCGGGTCCGTGACGAGCACGGCGTCGACAACATCCGTCTGCTCGCCGACTTCTACCACCTGGCCGTGAACGGCGACGACGTCGCGGCGGTCATCGCCGACCACGCCGGCGAGTTCGGGCACATCCAGATCGCCGACGCCCCCGGCCGCGGCGAGCCCGGCACCGGCGACCTGCCGCTGACCGAGTGGCTCGATGCCGCCCGTGCCGGCGGATACACCGGAGTCATCGGCCTCGAGTACAAGGCCACCCAGCCAGACGCGTTCGCCTGGCTCAACCACTCGGCGCCCGCAACGACTGAAGGAGCGAACTCATGA
- a CDS encoding 2-hydroxy-3-oxopropionate reductase — translation MTSIAIIGLGIMGLPMAKNLVKAGYEVTGFNRSQEPIDALVEAGGTGATSIADAVKDADVILTMVPDSPDVEGVVRGEEGVFAHAKAGALWIDNSSIRPDVAKTLAEEAVAAGFGAVDAPVSGGEQGAIDGALSIMVGGSPEHFAAAEPVLNAIGKTIVHVGPAGAGQTVKAANQLIVAVNIQALSEAVVFLEAFGVDTEAALKVLGGGLAGSKVLDQKGQKMLDRDFTPGFRLALHNKDLGIVTAAARSVGVTVPLGAAVAQLVNALVARGDGGLDHSGLFTLTNELSGRA, via the coding sequence ATGACCAGCATCGCCATCATCGGCCTCGGCATCATGGGCCTGCCCATGGCCAAGAACCTCGTCAAGGCCGGCTACGAGGTGACCGGATTCAACCGCAGCCAGGAACCGATCGACGCCCTCGTCGAGGCCGGCGGCACGGGAGCGACCAGCATCGCGGATGCCGTGAAGGATGCCGACGTCATCCTCACCATGGTCCCTGACTCGCCTGACGTCGAGGGTGTCGTCCGCGGCGAGGAGGGCGTCTTCGCCCACGCCAAGGCGGGCGCCCTGTGGATCGACAACTCCTCGATCCGCCCCGACGTCGCCAAGACTCTCGCCGAAGAGGCGGTCGCCGCCGGCTTCGGCGCGGTCGACGCCCCGGTCTCCGGTGGCGAGCAGGGGGCGATCGACGGCGCGCTGTCGATCATGGTCGGCGGATCACCCGAGCACTTCGCCGCCGCGGAACCGGTCCTGAACGCGATCGGCAAGACCATCGTGCACGTCGGTCCCGCCGGCGCCGGCCAGACCGTCAAGGCCGCCAACCAGCTCATCGTCGCCGTGAACATCCAGGCGCTCAGCGAGGCCGTGGTCTTCCTCGAGGCCTTCGGCGTCGACACCGAGGCCGCACTCAAGGTGCTCGGCGGCGGACTCGCCGGCTCCAAGGTCCTCGACCAGAAGGGGCAGAAGATGCTCGACCGCGACTTCACCCCCGGATTCCGTCTCGCCCTCCACAACAAGGATCTGGGCATCGTCACCGCCGCAGCGCGCTCGGTCGGGGTCACCGTCCCCCTCGGCGCCGCCGTCGCACAGCTCGTGAACGCCCTCGTCGCCCGCGGCGACGGCGGACTCGACCACTCCGGGCTCTTCACGCTCACCAACGAACTCTCCGGCCGCGCCTGA
- the gcl gene encoding glyoxylate carboligase translates to MTRMRAVDAICQILVKEGATEAFGLPGAAINPFYAAMRANGGIRHTLARHVEGASHMADGYSRTGDGRIGICVGTSGPAGTDMITGLYAAIADSIPMLCITGQAPVAKLDKEDFQAIDIASIAKPVTKFTKTVLEAAQVPGTFQIAFQIMRSGRPGPVLIDLPFDVQMGEIEFDIDTYEPLPVAKPAATRAQAEKVLDLLTASAHPLIVAGGGIMNSGASNKLVELAETLGVPVVPTLMGWGAIPDDHPLAAGLVGIQTSQRYGNASFLESDFVLGIGNRWANRHTGGLDTYRKGRTFVHVDIEPTQIGRVFAPDYGVVSDAGAFIDALLEVARERVTSLPDYLGWAEECRGRKAKLQRKTNFDNVPMKPHRVYQEMLSAFGHDTTYVTTIGLSQIAGAQLLHVYGPRQWINAGQAGPLGWTLPAALGVVRGKPGQPVVALSGDYDFQFMIEELAVGAQHKLPYIHVVVNNSYLGLIRQSQRPFEMDYEVSLAFDNINTPQDSSSVAVGYGVDHVKVAEGLGCKAIRVERPEDLAAGFAEAERLKAEYQVPVVVEVILERVTNIAMGADLDTMNEFEDLATSPADAPEAVYALLD, encoded by the coding sequence ATGACCCGAATGCGTGCAGTAGACGCGATCTGCCAGATCCTCGTGAAGGAGGGCGCCACCGAGGCGTTCGGCCTTCCCGGTGCGGCCATCAACCCCTTCTACGCCGCGATGCGCGCCAACGGCGGCATCCGGCACACCCTCGCCCGTCACGTCGAGGGCGCCTCGCACATGGCCGACGGCTACAGCCGCACCGGCGACGGCCGCATCGGCATCTGCGTCGGCACGTCCGGCCCCGCCGGCACCGACATGATCACGGGGCTCTACGCCGCGATCGCCGACTCCATCCCGATGCTGTGCATCACCGGTCAGGCGCCCGTCGCGAAGCTCGACAAGGAGGACTTCCAGGCCATCGACATCGCGTCCATCGCGAAGCCGGTCACGAAGTTCACCAAGACCGTGCTCGAGGCGGCGCAGGTGCCCGGCACCTTCCAGATCGCGTTCCAGATCATGCGCTCCGGTCGTCCCGGACCCGTGCTCATCGACCTGCCGTTCGACGTGCAGATGGGCGAGATCGAGTTCGACATCGACACCTACGAGCCGCTGCCCGTGGCGAAGCCCGCGGCGACCCGCGCGCAGGCCGAGAAGGTGCTCGACCTGCTGACGGCATCCGCTCACCCGCTGATCGTCGCCGGTGGCGGCATCATGAACTCGGGCGCCTCGAACAAGCTCGTCGAACTGGCCGAGACCCTGGGCGTGCCCGTGGTGCCGACGCTGATGGGCTGGGGTGCGATCCCCGACGACCACCCGCTGGCGGCCGGCCTGGTCGGCATCCAGACCTCGCAGCGCTACGGCAACGCGAGCTTCCTCGAGTCGGACTTCGTGCTCGGCATCGGCAACCGCTGGGCGAACCGCCACACGGGCGGCCTCGACACGTACCGCAAGGGGCGCACGTTCGTGCACGTCGACATCGAGCCCACGCAGATCGGCCGCGTGTTCGCGCCCGACTACGGCGTGGTCTCCGACGCCGGTGCCTTCATCGACGCGCTGCTCGAGGTGGCGCGCGAGCGCGTCACGTCGCTGCCGGACTATCTCGGCTGGGCCGAGGAATGCCGCGGCCGCAAGGCGAAGCTGCAGCGCAAGACCAACTTCGACAACGTGCCGATGAAGCCGCACCGCGTGTACCAGGAGATGCTCTCCGCCTTCGGGCACGACACCACCTACGTCACGACGATCGGCCTGTCGCAGATCGCCGGCGCGCAGCTGCTGCACGTGTACGGTCCGCGCCAGTGGATCAACGCGGGCCAGGCCGGTCCCCTCGGCTGGACCCTGCCCGCTGCCCTCGGCGTCGTGCGCGGCAAGCCGGGCCAGCCGGTCGTCGCGTTGAGCGGCGACTACGACTTCCAGTTCATGATCGAGGAGCTCGCGGTCGGCGCGCAGCACAAGCTGCCGTACATCCACGTCGTGGTGAACAACAGCTACCTCGGCCTGATCCGCCAGTCGCAGCGTCCGTTCGAGATGGACTACGAGGTCTCGCTCGCGTTCGACAACATCAACACCCCGCAGGACTCGTCGAGCGTGGCGGTCGGCTACGGCGTCGATCACGTCAAGGTGGCCGAGGGGCTGGGCTGCAAGGCGATCCGCGTCGAGCGTCCCGAAGACCTCGCGGCCGGATTCGCCGAGGCCGAGCGTCTCAAGGCGGAGTACCAGGTGCCGGTGGTCGTCGAGGTCATCCTCGAGCGCGTCACGAACATCGCAATGGGTGCCGACCTCGACACCATGAACGAGTTCGAAGACCTCGCGACGTCGCCCGCCGACGCCCCCGAGGCCGTCTACGCGCTGCTCGACTGA
- a CDS encoding glycerate kinase → MRIVIASDKFKGSATGAEVADALALGIREVIPDAEIEAVPVADGGEGTVDAALASGFEAVSARVTGPTGEPVTARFAVRGAEAVIEMAAASGLDVLPGGEKAALTATTRGTGELIVAALARGCTTIVIGVGGSATTDGGAGMLQALGVSLRRADREVSPGGAALADLTAVDVSGLDPRIAQATVVLASDVDNPLLGDRGAAVVFAPQKGASADDVAALEAGLSRFAELLEAQPGVRPSAELPGAGAAGGVGFAALAALGARRSPGIDVVQRLTGLADRIAGADLVITGEGSLDDQSLGGKTPLGVAAAAHHAGVPVIAVCGRSTLDDREIAAAGFQEVYALSAIEPDPVVSMAQARTLLESVGRNIAAQLAAHPLTTPS, encoded by the coding sequence ATGCGCATCGTCATCGCGTCGGACAAGTTCAAGGGCTCGGCGACGGGCGCGGAGGTGGCGGATGCTCTCGCCCTCGGCATCCGGGAGGTCATCCCGGATGCCGAGATCGAGGCGGTGCCCGTGGCCGACGGCGGGGAGGGCACGGTCGATGCCGCGCTCGCGAGCGGGTTCGAGGCGGTCAGCGCGCGGGTGACCGGGCCGACCGGTGAACCCGTCACGGCCCGGTTCGCGGTGCGCGGCGCGGAGGCTGTCATCGAGATGGCTGCCGCGAGCGGACTCGACGTGCTGCCGGGTGGAGAGAAGGCGGCGCTGACGGCCACCACGCGCGGGACGGGCGAGCTCATCGTGGCCGCGCTGGCCCGCGGCTGCACGACGATCGTGATCGGGGTCGGCGGCAGTGCCACCACCGACGGCGGCGCCGGGATGCTGCAGGCACTCGGTGTCTCACTCCGCCGGGCGGACAGGGAGGTCTCGCCCGGCGGAGCGGCGCTCGCCGACCTGACCGCGGTCGATGTGTCCGGGCTCGACCCGCGCATCGCCCAAGCGACCGTCGTTCTCGCCAGCGACGTCGACAATCCTCTTCTGGGAGACCGGGGGGCCGCTGTGGTGTTCGCGCCGCAGAAGGGGGCGAGCGCCGACGATGTCGCCGCCCTCGAGGCGGGCCTCTCCCGTTTCGCTGAACTCCTCGAAGCGCAGCCCGGGGTGCGTCCGTCGGCTGAGCTGCCGGGTGCGGGCGCCGCCGGGGGAGTGGGCTTCGCGGCCCTCGCCGCGCTCGGGGCGCGCAGGTCGCCGGGCATCGACGTCGTGCAGCGGCTCACGGGCCTCGCGGATCGCATCGCCGGCGCCGATCTCGTCATCACCGGCGAGGGCAGCCTCGACGATCAAAGTCTCGGCGGCAAGACGCCGCTCGGCGTCGCTGCGGCGGCGCATCACGCGGGAGTGCCGGTGATCGCCGTGTGCGGTCGTTCGACCCTCGATGACCGGGAGATCGCCGCGGCGGGATTCCAAGAGGTCTACGCGCTGAGCGCGATCGAACCCGATCCTGTGGTGAGCATGGCCCAGGCGCGCACGCTGCTCGAGTCGGTGGGCCGGAATATCGCGGCTCAACTCGCCGCTCATCCATTGACAACTCCCTCCTGA
- a CDS encoding aspartate/glutamate racemase family protein, producing the protein MRILVANVNTTQTMTDGIAEAARAVASDGTEIIGLTPDFGADSCEGNFESYLAAIAVMDKVMRYEGEYDAVIQAGYGEHGREGLQELLTVPIVDITEAAASTAMYLGRSYSVVTTLDRTVPLIEDRLILAGLHDRCASVRSSGLGVLELESDPERAIEAIAAEAKRAVEHDRAEVIVLGCGGMAELKDRVVELCGVPVVDGVQAAVAVAEGLVRLGLQTSKVRTYAPPRPKRITGFPFAAR; encoded by the coding sequence ATGCGCATCCTCGTCGCGAACGTGAACACCACGCAGACGATGACCGACGGCATCGCCGAGGCGGCCCGTGCGGTGGCCTCCGACGGCACCGAGATCATCGGTCTCACGCCCGACTTCGGCGCCGACTCTTGCGAGGGCAACTTCGAGAGCTATCTCGCCGCGATCGCCGTCATGGACAAGGTGATGCGGTACGAGGGCGAATACGACGCCGTCATCCAGGCCGGATACGGCGAGCACGGCCGGGAGGGTCTGCAGGAGCTGCTCACGGTGCCGATCGTCGACATCACCGAGGCCGCGGCATCCACGGCGATGTATCTCGGACGCTCGTACTCGGTGGTCACGACGCTCGACCGCACGGTGCCGCTCATCGAGGACCGGCTGATCCTGGCCGGTCTCCATGACCGCTGCGCCTCGGTGCGGTCGTCGGGACTCGGGGTGCTCGAGCTGGAATCCGACCCCGAGCGGGCCATCGAGGCCATCGCCGCCGAGGCGAAGCGCGCCGTGGAGCACGACAGGGCCGAGGTCATCGTGCTCGGTTGCGGGGGCATGGCCGAGTTGAAGGACCGCGTGGTCGAGCTGTGCGGCGTGCCCGTGGTCGACGGCGTGCAGGCGGCGGTCGCCGTCGCCGAGGGCCTGGTGCGCCTCGGACTCCAGACCTCGAAGGTGCGCACCTACGCCCCGCCGCGCCCGAAGCGGATCACGGGGTTCCCGTTCGCCGCACGCTGA